A window of the Leucothrix mucor DSM 2157 genome harbors these coding sequences:
- the dusB gene encoding tRNA dihydrouridine synthase DusB, with amino-acid sequence MLKIAHFKLTSPVLQAPMAGVTDRLYRDLVRQHGAGLATSEMITSDLSLLNTRKTQLRLPQMDEDGPRSIQIVGTDPKVMAEAARFYASQGAQIIDINFGCPVKKVAGSKKLAGSALLKDEQQVEQIIRSVVNAIDIPVTIKYRTGWDMKSRNAIRIGQIAEDCGVSALALHGRTREDKYRPFAEYETIRQVKKHVNIPVIANGDISSSDKAAYVFDYTGADGIMIGRGSFGRPWIFAEINQKLFGINYSSELTDEYKCQTAVEHVERSYDINCYNPESKLLINTTNQPVRTADHSRIANKIINWYLLSMSTQTDARSKILSSRTPGEQLSLFKEAIYATL; translated from the coding sequence ATGTTAAAAATCGCTCACTTCAAACTTACAAGCCCCGTACTACAAGCGCCGATGGCTGGTGTTACTGACCGCCTTTATCGGGACTTAGTCCGCCAACACGGCGCGGGACTAGCCACTTCTGAGATGATCACCAGTGATTTGAGCTTACTAAATACCCGCAAGACCCAACTACGCCTACCTCAGATGGACGAGGATGGCCCCAGAAGCATCCAAATCGTTGGTACCGACCCTAAAGTCATGGCTGAAGCCGCGCGCTTCTACGCCTCTCAAGGGGCACAGATAATTGACATAAATTTCGGATGTCCGGTCAAAAAAGTAGCAGGCAGTAAGAAACTGGCAGGCTCCGCCCTACTCAAGGACGAACAGCAGGTGGAACAAATTATTCGTAGTGTTGTCAATGCTATAGACATACCGGTTACGATTAAATACCGAACAGGCTGGGATATGAAGTCGCGCAATGCCATTCGTATTGGACAGATTGCGGAAGATTGCGGCGTTTCTGCCTTGGCCCTACACGGAAGAACCAGAGAGGACAAATATCGTCCATTTGCCGAGTACGAAACTATTCGACAAGTAAAAAAACATGTTAATATTCCAGTGATAGCTAATGGGGACATCTCAAGCAGTGACAAAGCGGCTTACGTTTTTGACTACACTGGGGCTGATGGAATTATGATCGGGCGAGGTTCTTTTGGACGCCCTTGGATATTTGCAGAGATCAACCAAAAGCTATTTGGAATTAACTATAGCAGTGAGCTGACCGATGAGTACAAGTGCCAAACAGCAGTTGAACACGTTGAACGCTCGTATGATATAAATTGTTACAATCCCGAGAGTAAATTGCTGATTAATACCACTAATCAACCAGTGCGTACCGCCGATCATTCTCGAATTGCTAACAAAATAATCAACTGGTATTTATTAAGCATGTCGACCCAAACGGATGCGAGGTCTAAAATACTGAGCAGTAGAACCCCCGGCGAACAGTTGTCATTATTTAAGGAAGCGATATATGCCACACTGTAA
- the ispF gene encoding 2-C-methyl-D-erythritol 2,4-cyclodiphosphate synthase, with the protein MTNMRIGNGYDVHAFGLGDHIVLGGVTIPYEAGFVAHSDGDVLLHAICDALLGALALGDIGKHFPDTSADFENIDSRILLRHVYQLVLDKGYSLMNMDCVIMAQAPKMAPHIDTMRALVAEDLKVDVDQIGIKATTTEGLGFVGKKQGIAASAVLLLAKASV; encoded by the coding sequence ATGACGAATATGCGCATCGGAAATGGCTATGATGTTCATGCCTTTGGTCTTGGTGATCATATTGTGCTGGGTGGCGTCACTATTCCTTATGAGGCGGGTTTTGTTGCTCACTCGGATGGCGACGTCTTGCTGCATGCAATCTGTGATGCCTTGCTGGGTGCATTGGCCTTGGGTGATATCGGAAAACACTTTCCGGATACCTCGGCTGATTTTGAAAATATTGATAGTCGGATATTGCTACGTCATGTGTATCAGCTAGTGCTGGATAAAGGCTATAGCTTGATGAATATGGACTGTGTGATCATGGCGCAAGCACCGAAAATGGCGCCACATATTGATACGATGCGGGCATTGGTGGCTGAAGATTTGAAGGTTGATGTCGATCAGATTGGCATTAAAGCAACGACGACTGAAGGTTTGGGCTTTGTAGGGAAGAAGCAGGGAATTGCCGCTAGCGCTGTATTGTTGCTGGCTAAGGCTAGCGTTTAG
- the ispD gene encoding 2-C-methyl-D-erythritol 4-phosphate cytidylyltransferase, with the protein MSASLSSVDESVWLVIPASGVGKRMAAECPKQYLKLHDKTILEHTISRFTQLPQLQGVLIVVSEADEYWPGLQATLKSTFPNILIISCFGGAERSDTVANGLRYLIQEQQIPPDSWVMVHDAARPCVRLGDIQSLLAIRDDSVVGGILATLVRDTMKRAEANTKQIKHTESRENLWHAQTPQLFRLAELRDALHQAELANAVITDEASAMEAVAKSVLLIEGSADNIKLTQPSDLGFINYLLTTKDFTE; encoded by the coding sequence ATGAGTGCATCATTATCGTCAGTTGATGAGTCGGTTTGGCTAGTGATTCCAGCCTCTGGCGTGGGTAAGCGGATGGCCGCTGAGTGTCCCAAGCAGTATCTCAAGCTGCATGATAAAACCATTCTGGAACATACCATCTCGCGCTTTACGCAATTGCCGCAACTGCAGGGCGTTTTGATCGTTGTAAGCGAGGCTGATGAGTACTGGCCAGGCTTGCAAGCGACGCTTAAATCTACCTTTCCTAATATTTTAATCATTAGCTGTTTTGGCGGTGCAGAGCGCTCCGATACCGTGGCTAATGGGCTTCGTTACCTTATTCAAGAGCAACAAATACCACCTGATAGCTGGGTAATGGTTCATGATGCCGCTCGGCCTTGTGTTCGATTGGGTGATATCCAGTCACTGCTGGCGATTCGTGATGACAGTGTGGTTGGTGGAATTCTTGCGACACTCGTTAGAGACACGATGAAACGCGCGGAAGCTAACACCAAACAAATCAAACACACAGAAAGCCGTGAAAATCTATGGCATGCGCAAACTCCGCAATTGTTTCGCTTAGCTGAACTGCGTGACGCACTGCATCAAGCTGAACTTGCTAATGCTGTGATTACGGATGAAGCTTCCGCAATGGAAGCAGTTGCCAAGTCGGTGCTATTGATTGAGGGTTCGGCGGATAATATCAAACTAACACAGCCTTCTGACCTTGGCTTTATTAATTACTTACTGACGACTAAGGATTTCACGGAATGA
- a CDS encoding helix-turn-helix domain-containing protein, which yields MTNTPLNADSLSEATDKAVSDYLELLGDHEATNLYRQVVDEVERPLLEVIMKHTRGNQSKAATCLGMNRATLRSKLKRHGLL from the coding sequence ATGACAAATACACCACTTAACGCAGACTCGCTGTCTGAGGCAACTGACAAGGCCGTATCGGACTATCTCGAGCTGTTAGGAGATCACGAAGCAACGAATTTATACCGTCAGGTTGTGGATGAAGTTGAACGCCCTTTATTGGAAGTCATCATGAAGCACACCCGCGGCAATCAGTCAAAAGCAGCGACCTGCTTAGGCATGAACCGTGCGACACTGAGATCAAAGCTAAAGCGTCACGGCTTGCTTTAA